GCCTCCCACGCGGAGGCGTGGATTGAAACGCCCTCCAGGGGTCTATTGCGCGATGCATAAGGAGGTCGCCTCCCACGCGGAGGCGTGGATTGAAACGACTCACCGACTGAGAAGGCCACGAAGAGTTTTTCGTGGTCTTCTCAGTTTTCCTTACTTCACTCAAAGTCTTGAGTCGCAAGACTTTTCCAAGCAAGGGCGTCTACCTTAGATAAAAAGTTGAAAAACAGAAGAAGGAATTTCAAACCGCATACCGAACATGTCTAGTACCGAGTGGGGGAAAGTGGGGCGAAGTGGTGCAATAGGCACTGAAGGGGGTGCAAGGGCCCATGTTCATGGGGGAATATGAGCATACGCTCGATAGTAAGGGTCGATTGTTTATACCCGCCAAGTTCAGGGAAGACTTAGGAGAGACCTTTGTTGCGACCCGAGGCTTGGATAATTGTGTCTTTGTGTACCCCATGGATGAATGGGAAGCCCTTGAACTGAAACTCAAGGCTCTTCCACTCACGAAGGCTGATGCAAGATCCTTTGTCCGTTTCTTCTTTTCAGGTGCTGCTGAATGTCAGCTGGACAAGCAGGGGCGGATAATGCTTCCAACCAATCTACGGACCTACGCAAGACTGGAGAAAGATGTTGTTGTAATCGGAGTATCTAATCGGGTGGAGCTATGGTCGAAGGCATCTTGGGAAGAATATATGTCGTTATCTGCCGAATCCTTTAACGAGATAGCAGAAAAGATTGTGGATCTGGGGATATAAAGTTGGCAGATGCGGAGGGAGTTACACTGAAGGGATATGAGCATAAGCCGGTAATGCTCGATGAGACAATTAAACTGCTTCATATTGAGAGAGAATCACAGGGCTGGTTCATTGACTGTACTTTGGGCAGAGGTGGGCATACTGAGGCTGTTCTGAAAGGATCCGCATTGCGGGTGATCGGTGTCGACCAGGACGAACAGGCTCTCCGGGAGACGAAAAAGCAATTAGCTTCCTTTGAAGAACGAATTCATTAT
The Limnochordia bacterium genome window above contains:
- the mraZ gene encoding division/cell wall cluster transcriptional repressor MraZ, coding for MFMGEYEHTLDSKGRLFIPAKFREDLGETFVATRGLDNCVFVYPMDEWEALELKLKALPLTKADARSFVRFFFSGAAECQLDKQGRIMLPTNLRTYARLEKDVVVIGVSNRVELWSKASWEEYMSLSAESFNEIAEKIVDLGI